The Gordonibacter urolithinfaciens genome contains a region encoding:
- a CDS encoding HelD family protein encodes MPTEPFQNPADNSADPVFDQEQQHLAGTYAKLQQIGRALVRKMERAQREAAADKKAMAEELAPNFATYADAMETYADFAAMNRVIDGYNLAQDADAAELAKVELLLKQPYFAKVALQFKPGQEPKELYIGTAGISDENYHRLVVDWRSPVAETYYNQDNGRTSYVADGRTITADLKLRRQFDIEEDRLNAYFDTTVAIQDSLLLASLSKQRTAQMKAITATIQKEQNTVVRHEDVPVLLVSGIAGSGKTSVLLQRIAYLFYQQRGSLDPSEVFLVSPNPVFSHYIASVLPDLGERNPESLTWDEFARRLLPPDRGSGRVDVPLAALARIDRAVESFEFDANDFKDVRVEDKRLIAADQIRKLADKLGRIPAGPHRITLMREELHARLESRLKQMAGTDEALDELEALEADEQLRIFGELIAPTDEQEERALALRYLTDHYADAFAAVENDDWLRIDRIGMRLLETDGLAPLEWLYLKMALTGLGNPDAKYVMVDEVQDYTAAQLAVLARYFRRANFLLLGDPNQAIAPDTASFDEVREVFQAARGAVEECRLMTSYRSTPEITALFASLLPPEEQLQVSSIQRADEPPALRAFDDAAAYADALRAAVAGARAGEGLDAVIVPWKHEAKRLQQLLGEDAPPLLDEHDELPASGVVLITLKLAKGLEFDHVVVPDASARVFPGDDLSRRRLYTTISRATRRVDVLAKGPLTPLLDGFGKETS; translated from the coding sequence GTGCCGACCGAACCCTTCCAGAACCCTGCCGACAACAGCGCCGACCCCGTTTTCGACCAGGAGCAACAGCACCTCGCCGGCACCTACGCGAAGCTCCAGCAGATCGGGCGCGCCCTCGTGCGCAAGATGGAGCGCGCGCAGCGCGAGGCGGCGGCCGACAAGAAGGCGATGGCCGAGGAGCTCGCGCCCAACTTCGCCACCTACGCCGACGCGATGGAGACCTACGCCGACTTCGCGGCCATGAACCGCGTGATCGACGGGTACAACCTCGCGCAGGACGCCGACGCCGCCGAGCTCGCCAAGGTGGAGCTGCTCCTGAAGCAGCCCTACTTCGCCAAGGTCGCCCTGCAGTTCAAGCCCGGGCAGGAGCCCAAGGAGCTCTACATCGGCACGGCCGGCATCTCGGACGAGAACTACCACCGCCTCGTGGTGGACTGGCGCTCGCCCGTGGCCGAGACCTACTACAACCAGGACAACGGCCGCACCTCCTACGTGGCCGACGGCCGCACCATCACGGCCGATCTCAAACTGCGCCGCCAGTTCGACATCGAGGAAGACCGCCTGAACGCCTACTTCGACACCACGGTCGCCATCCAGGACTCGCTCCTCCTGGCGTCGCTCTCGAAGCAGCGCACCGCGCAGATGAAGGCCATCACGGCCACCATCCAGAAGGAGCAGAACACCGTCGTGCGCCACGAGGACGTGCCGGTGCTGCTGGTGAGCGGCATCGCGGGCAGCGGGAAGACGTCGGTGCTGCTGCAACGCATCGCCTACCTCTTCTACCAGCAGCGCGGCAGCCTGGACCCGAGCGAGGTCTTCCTCGTCTCGCCGAACCCGGTGTTCAGCCACTACATCGCGAGCGTCCTCCCCGACCTGGGCGAGCGCAACCCGGAAAGCCTCACCTGGGACGAGTTCGCGCGCCGCCTGCTGCCGCCCGACCGCGGCAGCGGCCGCGTGGACGTGCCGCTCGCCGCGCTCGCGCGCATCGATAGGGCCGTCGAATCGTTCGAGTTCGACGCGAACGACTTCAAGGACGTCCGCGTGGAGGACAAGCGCCTCATCGCCGCCGACCAGATCCGCAAGCTGGCCGACAAGCTCGGCCGCATCCCCGCCGGCCCGCATCGCATCACGCTCATGCGCGAGGAGCTGCACGCGCGCCTGGAGAGCCGCCTCAAGCAGATGGCCGGAACCGACGAGGCGCTCGACGAGCTGGAGGCCCTCGAGGCCGACGAGCAGCTGCGCATCTTCGGCGAGCTCATCGCGCCGACCGACGAGCAGGAGGAGCGCGCGCTCGCCCTGCGCTACCTGACCGATCACTATGCCGACGCCTTCGCCGCCGTGGAGAACGACGACTGGCTGCGCATCGACCGCATCGGCATGCGCCTTCTCGAAACCGACGGCCTCGCGCCGCTCGAGTGGCTCTACCTGAAGATGGCGCTCACGGGCCTCGGCAACCCGGACGCGAAGTACGTGATGGTGGACGAGGTGCAGGACTACACCGCCGCCCAGCTGGCCGTGCTCGCGCGCTACTTCCGCCGCGCGAACTTCCTGCTCTTGGGCGACCCGAACCAGGCCATCGCACCCGACACGGCCTCGTTCGACGAGGTGCGCGAGGTGTTCCAGGCCGCGCGCGGCGCGGTGGAGGAATGCCGCCTCATGACGAGCTACCGCTCGACGCCCGAGATCACCGCCCTGTTCGCGAGCCTGCTGCCGCCCGAGGAGCAGCTCCAGGTCTCCTCCATCCAGCGCGCCGACGAGCCGCCGGCCCTCCGCGCCTTCGACGACGCCGCCGCCTACGCGGACGCCCTGCGCGCCGCCGTGGCCGGGGCGCGCGCAGGCGAGGGGCTCGACGCCGTCATCGTGCCGTGGAAGCACGAGGCCAAACGGCTCCAGCAGCTGCTCGGCGAGGACGCGCCGCCGCTTTTGGACGAGCACGACGAGCTCCCCGCGAGCGGCGTCGTGCTCATCACGCTCAAGCTGGCGAAGGGCCTCGAGTTCGACCACGTCGTCGTGCCGGACGCCTCGGCGCGCGTCTTCCCCGGCGACGACCTCTCGCGCCGCCGCCTCTACACCACCATCTCGCGCGCCACCCGCCGCGTCGACGTGCTGGCGAAGGGCCCGCTCACGCCGCTGCTCGACGGCTTCGGAAAGGAAACCTCATGA
- the thpR gene encoding RNA 2',3'-cyclic phosphodiesterase, which yields MRTFVALDLPPDFADDVAALARQLGAAVEGRFLPRSTYHLTLAFLGEVDEAQAARAADALDAACANTAPVALASDGLGKFGRASDATLWLGIAPTRELDDLAERLRDELASRSVPFDAKPFKPHITLARRARIPKASLPPLAFPRDDRAAAVTLCKSTLERTGAVYKPLHTTHLGG from the coding sequence ATGAGGACGTTCGTCGCGCTCGATTTGCCGCCGGACTTCGCCGACGACGTCGCCGCACTTGCCCGCCAGCTGGGAGCCGCTGTGGAGGGCCGCTTCCTGCCGCGCTCGACCTACCACCTCACGCTCGCCTTCCTCGGCGAGGTCGACGAGGCGCAGGCGGCCCGCGCGGCTGACGCCCTCGACGCCGCGTGCGCGAACACGGCCCCCGTCGCGCTGGCGAGCGACGGCCTGGGCAAGTTCGGGCGCGCGAGCGACGCGACGCTCTGGCTCGGCATCGCCCCCACCCGCGAGCTGGACGATCTTGCCGAGCGCCTGCGCGACGAGCTGGCCTCCCGCAGCGTGCCCTTCGACGCGAAGCCCTTCAAGCCGCACATCACCCTCGCCCGCCGCGCCCGCATCCCCAAGGCGAGCCTGCCGCCGCTCGCCTTCCCCCGCGACGACCGGGCCGCCGCCGTCACCCTCTGCAAGAGCACCCTCGAACGCACCGGCGCCGTCTACAAGCCCCTTCACACGACGCACCTCGGCGGCTAG
- a CDS encoding amidophosphoribosyltransferase encodes MGGFFGAASHHDVVLDVFFGVDYHSHLGTRRAGMIFHDEEVGFQREIHSIENTPFRTRFEDDLPGFKGMSGIGCISDTDPQPLLVRSHLGTFGITTVGAINNAEQLVERYFSSGSRQFMAMSSGAVNTTELVAALINQKDNFVEGIKHAQKEIEGSLTLLIMTSDGTIIAARDSMGRLPVLIGKDGEGFCISFESFAYHKLGYHDEYELGPGEIVRVDADGYETISPAGTQMKICAFLWVYYGYPNSNYEGVNVEVMRYRNGAIMARDEAAAGGVPDVDYVAGVPDSGVPHAIGYSTESKAPFGRPFIKYTPTWPRSFMPANQDVRNRVAKMKLIPVPELINGKRLLFVDDSIVRGTQLQGTVNYLHECGATEVHMRSACPPIMFGCKYLSFSRSRSEMELIARRVVQELEGDEGQKHLDEYADSSTERGQCMLKSICEKMGFDSLGYQSLDGMLEAIGIDREKVCTYCWSGKE; translated from the coding sequence ATGGGCGGATTCTTCGGGGCTGCATCGCATCACGATGTGGTGCTGGACGTATTTTTCGGGGTGGACTACCACTCGCATCTGGGGACACGGCGCGCAGGCATGATCTTCCACGACGAGGAAGTGGGCTTCCAGCGCGAGATCCACTCGATAGAGAACACGCCCTTCCGCACCCGCTTCGAGGACGATCTTCCCGGATTCAAGGGCATGAGCGGTATCGGCTGCATCAGCGACACCGACCCGCAGCCGCTGCTCGTGCGCTCGCACCTGGGCACGTTCGGCATCACCACCGTAGGCGCCATCAACAATGCCGAGCAGCTGGTGGAGCGCTACTTCTCCAGCGGCAGCCGACAGTTCATGGCCATGAGCTCGGGAGCCGTGAACACCACGGAGCTGGTGGCCGCGCTTATAAACCAGAAGGACAATTTCGTGGAGGGCATCAAGCACGCCCAGAAAGAGATCGAGGGCTCGCTCACCCTGCTCATCATGACGAGCGACGGGACGATCATCGCCGCACGCGACAGCATGGGGCGCCTGCCGGTGCTCATCGGAAAGGACGGCGAGGGCTTCTGCATCTCGTTCGAATCGTTCGCCTACCACAAGCTGGGCTATCACGACGAGTACGAGCTGGGGCCGGGCGAGATCGTGCGCGTGGACGCGGACGGCTACGAGACCATCTCCCCCGCTGGCACGCAGATGAAGATCTGCGCCTTCCTGTGGGTCTACTACGGCTACCCCAACTCCAACTACGAGGGCGTGAACGTAGAGGTCATGCGCTACCGCAACGGCGCGATCATGGCGCGCGACGAGGCGGCGGCGGGCGGCGTGCCCGACGTGGACTACGTGGCCGGCGTGCCCGACTCGGGCGTGCCGCATGCCATCGGCTACTCCACCGAGAGCAAGGCCCCCTTCGGCCGCCCGTTCATCAAGTACACCCCAACCTGGCCGCGCTCGTTCATGCCCGCGAACCAGGACGTGCGCAACCGCGTGGCGAAGATGAAGCTCATCCCCGTGCCCGAGCTCATCAACGGCAAGCGGCTCCTGTTCGTGGACGACTCCATCGTGCGCGGCACGCAGCTGCAGGGCACAGTGAACTACCTGCACGAATGCGGCGCAACCGAGGTGCACATGCGCTCGGCCTGCCCGCCCATCATGTTCGGCTGCAAGTACCTGAGCTTCTCGCGCAGCCGCTCCGAGATGGAGCTCATCGCGCGCCGCGTGGTGCAGGAGCTTGAAGGCGACGAAGGGCAGAAGCACCTCGACGAGTATGCCGACAGCTCCACCGAGCGCGGCCAGTGCATGCTGAAGTCCATCTGCGAGAAGATGGGCTTCGACTCGCTGGGCTACCAGTCGCTCGACGGCATGCTGGAGGCCATCGGCATCGACCGCGAGAAGGTATGCACGTACTGCTGGTCGGGCAAGGAATAG